One Acropora palmata chromosome 2, jaAcrPala1.3, whole genome shotgun sequence genomic window, GTTTCCCAGTGAATACATTACtgctttttccattcttttctttaaacgccattgttaagttttaaacttcagtttaaCCGACTGCACTCCTTAACTTGGATATTGAGTATCAAAATGCGGACCTTTGGGGCCTGTGGGGGGGGTGCGAACGCACCCCGTGCACCCCCCCTGGTTACGGGCCTGCGACAGCCTTCACCATGGTCACAgtaaatcatttccagttgtggTAATCGCGACGATTTTATTGTGTAAGTCTTTATTTTGCACTATGATGCATGGAAGTCGCGGTAGTTTGCGCAACTGGAGATTTTCATTGCGCGGATACGCAATTTTCGAAGAATTTGCATGTTTACATTATGGGCATTCGCTTCTACCATATTAACTATGCTTCCACAATCAGAAAAATTAACTAGAAAGTTAGGTCGGTTTGAGTGAACACCGAGTGTTAAAAAAGATAATCCCTTTCATTGACACAAAAACCATTAATacgaaaatggtttgaacccaggagtaacataccttgattgaaaacgatcatctgggtgattggagtcctgaggaGGACCGCAACCACTGATACAGCACTCCCACGAAGTCGTTGCCCAACAGCGGCCATTTTGAAGCAAACCTCAATCCCAGGTGAGCTTGTCATAAGGTCATAAGATCACACGAGCCTTCATGGTATCTGGTCATCTCGCCACCAACCAACTCGCCACCAAGCGAAGTCACCTCGCCACCAAACACTAGAGTAAAGTAGCCAAGCAAAATTAGCTGTTCAAACGAGAGTAAAGTAGTCGAggtgaatttatttttagctGTTCGAAACAGACTGCAGACCAGAGATAAAATGCAGACTGTGGTTAAAAGTAACGAATAGCAGTTGCGGTCTAGCAACACTTTCCAAGTCGCAGTCACGAGGGAAGTCATATGGTTCTCAAGAGCTGTCAACTGGAAACATGCCGGAAAGCGAGGTCGAGAACGACGATGTTATGGTAAATACGCGAGATTGGTTGCATTATTGGCATAATCTTATTGGCATAATCTCAATAATTTAATGTAAACTGCGTTAGCTCTCTAGATGAGCACTTTGTGCTCTTTGAGCAAATGCtgtaataaaatattgttcaaattaaaaaaaaatactaacaaATAGCCAACAAAGTGTGAAAAACGAGCGACCTTTCTCGGTATGTGCGGCACCAAAACGTAAGGGACTTTAAGCAACGAGAACGGAGACGGCGACGGGGACTTCAAAACACGCAAAAAGACTGGGGAGAGAACGCCGTTGTGGCGGGAATTTCTAAACAGTTAATCAAGCATTACAAAACGCCGCTCATGATGTCTATGAAAGAAGTTCGAAATCAACTTTTGATTAGCCACGATGATGGTTTGATAAACGATGAGGAGCTTCTACTCCTGTTAGATTTAAACAGGTCCGATAATCTTGATCTTCCTTACCATTCTTATCATGCTTTTGACTTCGATGAAAGACTAGTGAATCAAATGCTATCATCCGTTGGTGATAAAGCGGCTGAAACCTCGAAACgtcaatatattttttctttattttaatagCGCATTGGATTATTTTCACCTTCACAATCCGGAACATATTTACAAGCGTTACACAgtcaaaaatttttaatttttgttgcacTAAGTGCAGATTCTGATTGTCGAGTTAAACAAGCCACTGGATTCGCCTTCAAAAGAAGTTCTGCCGTTGTAATGTTGAACCCTAAAATACGTTATATAACCTAAACATACAGTATTTCATAATCGTACAAagtaaattgaaagaaaatattttcggTAGATGTTTGTTGACTGCGCGCAGCGACAAAGTTCTTCAAAATTGTGCTGGctgatacaaaaaaaaaaacaaacaaaacggCTACATAACTTGTAGTACTGTCTGCCCTTTTAAATCTGTTAAGAATATCTTCTTTGTCAAACTGTTTGACTTTTGCGTGATGCTCAGTGGCGAATTTTCGATTGGTATATATCAGTGTGAGCCAAGCTCATTTACATTGCAAATGTTACTCACATGTTCGTCAAAAATGATGTCGGTCTCGATCATTGTCTTGACGTTTctgtttaaaaacaaaccatcaaattaaagaataaTCTCACTTTACGAAAGAAAAAAGCGatgaaagttattttaaattgccCCCTGGGAATATTTAACGTTTAAGATAGCAGAGAAGGCGAAAAAGAATACTCACCTTTTCAGCCAAAGTCAAAGTGACTCGTTTCACGTCGGGGCCGAACTTTTTCCCGCCAGTCATGCGCAGATTGTTATTTGGATTTGTCCTGAGAGCCTGCGGTCCCCGTCGCCATCAAGCGCTGCAGATTTCCAACGATGACTTATTTGAGAGCATTTGatgaaaattacaaattattttaatacttTTCAACCGGAAAATTTTCAGTGATAACAGGATTCAGATAATTACgagaataaaatatatattggCGCGATTTACTTCCGGTTCATGAAATTTCGAAGGACAAGGGGTATTTATCAAAAGACCATCAGAAAACAGTGGCGTCAAAAGTTACTCAACCAATATTCATCTAGCAGGTATATTAACAAGGTATTTACATCCGTGGCTGTGCCGGAGCTACAAGTTAGACAGAAAGCTGCCTCTTAACGGTGGATCAAGACGGGAAGAGCTTGGGGCGAGGATGCCTGGTGGGGTTTCTCACAATATCCCGTCCTTTTGCGGAAATTAAAAGTGCgtattaaaaaagaaaaagaatatttgGAGCTAAATAGAGGACCATAGTCTTTACGTCTGCAATCGACCCTGCCAACCACAAAGATTAGTTCAAAATGTTAAGAAAATCTATTAATGTGAAGTGACATATGAGATGtttcatagcttacttgacttAAAATCTATTAATTACTTCACCAGCAACTTTTAAAACCAAGAAAGATTACCtctttatttaattaaaatacTGATGGCTTACAAAGCTCATAAAAGATTATATTTTTGCATGCAAAGTATTCTAATAAAACTACTTATATTACATAACTTTTGTCCCCCACGAGCTTGATTCACTCCACATTAAAGGCGTACCTTTAGCTTAACTGAGAAAAATCAACCGAGGCAGAAAATTGACATCAGAAACGTTTAGTCTCATTTGTACGAAGGCCCTCGTATGCAATAACAAATGTCGCAATGCTGATGTAACTCAATTTTCTAAACAAAGATCATCGACTTTAGGCCTTCGTAGAGAAGCCGATCAGACTCCTCTGCAACTAGATAACGAGCTACAACTTTTCCCTTAGAAAATCGCTCTCCTTTTCCGCAGTAGAAGTACATATCAACATGTGCACCGCTTACATGCTGGTTTAGTCATTTCTACATGACTTGGTATGAGATAGTTACCACACAATTACTCGTGACGTACTTTGGAATATCCCACTTGCCAATACTATTTCGTTCACCAGATCATTTGCCTAAGGCATTTGTGCATGCAAACCCAGCACGCTCTCAAACAATAATTCAAGGATACCTCCACTTCAACAATTAGATATCATCGAACAAAAAGCTTGGAAATAACTGTTTTAATCATGTCAAGGGTAACCTGATTGTCTCATTGTTCCGATGCAAGCGGGTTTTGTATAATAACAATAGGGTAGTCCGTAGTCGTCTCGCACCAACCTCACACTGGCGGATGGCGCCTTTTATCGTCACTCACTAGTGTTTGCTGTAACGACCATTGATAAAGTGAAGGTTCCCTTGTAAGTCAATTTTTGCAGTGCTCCCGATTGGACAAAAGCTTCAATCAGTCTTTTAGCCAACAAGAGCGAATGCAATGATCctttaaataaattttgataaattctGGGCGGTGGTGCACTTGGAAATTGtagtttaatttttattaattttccattttcgAAACGAATGATCGATAAAAAGGGTGTTCAAGTTGGTAACCGATGTTCAGTGGGCCAATCAAAAAGCAAGACCCACACGACACGTAATATCCGAAGAAGAAAATCTAAGAGCAGAAAATTCCATAATCCATATTACAGGATTTTATTGCATCAAACCACTATGTATGTATAAATGCAATTTCGCCTGTCTTTCTTACAATACGCTCACCTCGATACAGAAATATCCTTCAATTTCATAGACTACAAGTTTCCAAATACGAATCACCGGCCTTTTTTTTGACAGTGCAGTCGAACATCTAATCCGGACACACGAGAACACTGATAAATACTTTGGAAAACAGatttattaaaatacaaatgatTCCCCTTAACCGCGTCCctgtgcttttgtttgtttgttcttttcagtaaTTCCAAACCAGCCTATTAAGCGATAAAACAATCAAAATCtgattaaattgaaaatacttCGCCATTCTTAGCAGTTTGAACGTTTGAAAGGAGAGAGTACATAATTTCGGTAGCACATTTCAACGCCTTTATGGCAAAAGAAATCTTGACGGCTTCttaatactgaaaaaaaaaatcaaacgaaGTAAAATTTCGGATAATCGTCTCTCGTTTGCATTAAACTAACactaattatttactttttgctTCAAGAATTTTCGTGGCTTAAGGTTAGATTCATAAAAAGTCAGAGATGACTCTAATTTTGGTAATAAAACTATTAACTGCATTTCGTCTAAGCCAAAACACGTTTCAAAACTAACCAAATCAACTGCtccaataataaaaaaaactaataccCAATTTCATAATTCTTACCTACTAAAACTACAATCGGTTCTTTTAACTAAACGCTTCTTACacagttataaaataaaatacagatATAAATAACCCATAATGTAAGAACATTTATCTCAAGATAAAACTATTTGCCACTGTCCCTTTGACGCTGTACTATTTGGTTTGGAGGGAACAAAAAACCTGTAAgttttttactttcaatttttctgtAATGATCCAATGagcagaaaacaaacaaacaaaacaaaacaaaaacaaggaaattatTGACAGCAAGGAACAGTGAGAaaagttaaagaaacaaattcaaacaGAAGTCAAGTAAAGTAGAGGATGCTAACGCCGTTAGAGCTACCACAACATTTAACTTGTCCTGTAATCAATCGTCTAGcgtctaaaaaaaaaaaggaggaaaaaCAATATAAAGTCACCAATTGCATAGCGGGGAATCATAATCTGGCAGATAACGAGAGCTTTCCCGACAAGGAACactgcaaataaaatgttgaattttggTAAGAGGCGAAAATCGGAATACCCAGGGGAAAATCCTCTTGGGGCAGAGCAGGgaaccaacaaattcaaccAGAACGTAGTGTCGAATACGGAATATAACCGGGTCACATTGGTAGAAGGCGAGCGGTCTCATCAACACACTTCCCAAACGATTTTGAATGCACTTTTGAGTTAAGGATATTTTCTAAAAGACCGATAAGACTTCGCATGGCTGTTCAAccagtgaaatattttttaattgacATACGTTTATCCACTCCAAATTTCACGAAAAACAATCATGATTCCTTGAGCATCTTGATACGGCACATTTCTAAAGATGGCGCGAAAAACGGCCGACATTCTAGTCCACGTGACCCACATATTCATAATTCCTCAAGCCCAGTAGCAGAGCATCTGAAAATACCTGGGTACCCATAACCCAAAGGTCATAAGGTGACTGTTTTCATGACCCCGAAGCGTTTTTTCCTTCGAGTTTAACGAAGGCATCACAGACTGCAGAGGTGTGGTTGTCTTGTCACACTGCTGACACTGGAAAACAGCAACTTACGATCTTTCAAATGAATGAAGGGTTTGGTTTCTAAGCAAACGGCGGTAACGCGTTGGcgggaaatgaaaaaagaaaatttcgtACCAAACGAGTTTACAACggtcaaatttccacagtGGAACGATAACAACGCTGATgcttcagttcctgggtagttccgctagctttcaaaacttaaacaaactgacataatgacgaaaaagattgaaaaacttgaacttgcaatttcgAGTGACGTTTTCATCACCGTCGCGTCGAGGATCTTAAAACTCCCTAGATAATAGATCATAGAACGCGTCAAAATGTAGTAAGCGCAATAGGGACACattcgcctaacggctcgtgtGCCACTATTTTGTTCTTActacattttgacgtcatctgtgatctattactcaacaggaacacggcaacatggaatctatttgtttaaGTGCTGTTTATAAACCACACATAACCCACAGTTTAAATATAGTAAATTTAAATAtagtaaaatacaaataaaaaaactaaCCTCTGGGTCTTTTCGCGCAAGaactggttttctttttcaagttgaAGTATTTTGGCATCCTTAGCTTTGATTTGAGTTTGAAGGAAATATATTTCGTCTCGCTGGTCACTGTAGGCAAGCCTCAGCTAAAGTTTCaataaaacacaaataattgtaaaagaACATCTGAATTTTTGTGGCATTTAGTCACTGGCTAACACAAcatcaaaaaccaaagaaaaccaGTGTAATCACTTCAATTTCAGTTCTTACTCTTTTTGCCTCATCCCAATTTTGTTATAGAACTGACTATTTCGTACCAGTCAATAACGTGATAAATACAGaagtgaaatatatatgaaattcatattgtactgcggttgtagatgaaagtgaagaatgatcaccgcagtaaattttccaatttcatatatatttcatgtATGTATATTGTATATGTCCTTGTAAAGTGATGTTATGTCAAGTGAGTATGGTTTTGCCTATTTGTTTGAACTTTATTTCAGGTGAACTGAGGAAGTCATGCTAGACTGAGAACACGTACGTAATTCCGACTGTCGTTTCTTTCTGCCGAAATGCAATTTTCGGCGGCGAGAAACGATAGACGGAAATACGTCTGTGTTCGCGTGCCAAAGTCTTGTAAGTTTTCTCCTTACAACATTTGGATTTTTGTTCCCTCTTCTTCACTCCAATTGCGCACACTTTATCCTACTTTTGAATTGTTTGGCTAAACTTCAGAATACCAGTCCACTTGTTTGCATCTAAGTGAATTACAATAGCGTCCTTTCTTTTCTGACTCATTCGTCAAAATGTTAGGGTTACGAGCATGGCAGTAGTCGGGTATTCTACAGTTGCTCCCTTGGCTGCCAAGAACTTCTTTTATAAGGTTAACAAGAGTGTACAGTTCCTTTGTCTTCCAAAAATGCCACCAGTAAGCCCAAAATGCTTACTATCACACTGCATTATTAGTTGACACTCGACTACAGATATCAACTGACTCACTGTCTCAATGTCCCAGTTTGAAAAGTCTCCAGACCGCCTATCTCCTTGAGATCTTCGCTTTTCTGAGCCCGTGGTGCTTCTGTTACTTGGTACAGCTTTGGCTGTGACCTGAGAAACAATGAAACGAGTCAAGTAAAACAATGACGTATATGTGACAAATACTTTTTATTTGCTTGACATAGTTTTTCCTATGATTCACTTGGATGATTAATAAAAAGATCAAAAAAGATATTTCCCATACTGCTCTTTCTTCCCCAACTATTATGCGCTTATTATTTACTTCCCCGCGGGTCGACCCCCGGGGAAATGTTTTTcgtgacaaacaaaaaccataCATGCAAAGCCCCTGGGTAAAGggagtaaaattaatgacaaaaagCCATTCTCTAGGAGGAAGTATGAACACCCACAACATAACTTCTTTTACTAGTTGTCAAGAATAACACAACCTTTTATTGTCAGACCAAAgtatacattttcttttcacgaCTGGCAAAAATATCAAACCCCTTCATTACCTGAATTGGATCtctgtgtttgttttcagGAAAACTCCGCACTTCAGTTGCCTGGACATAATGAATGCCAGTCTCTCCATTTTGGCCTCGTGAGTTCACATGATTTGACTCGGGCGAAGGCAAATGTCTTAGTTCTTCATTTCTGCTGCTTGCCCTCTCAGGTGATTTTGGAGTTGCCTCAGAATTTTGACGgctacaaacaaaacaaaaacctttaCTCGGCGTCAACGAGACTGTAGATTCTTGGACAAGAACGGCCACGGGTACgaacgagattttctcatattACAACATTGAGCGTGCGAAAACaggcgtcattttggcgggaaaaacgtgataccgtcgtcattttcgaggttttgcaaaaatgtcgTCTTGTCAAAACacgtcaagaacacggtagcaaTGTTGGCTTTAAttttttcgatcagcaaaaaggctcagttaccagcaataagaataactgggTAACCTTTGTTATACTGCTAACAATAAATGAGATTAATCGTCCGGGTTATAAAATTTCCACGTACTTTCGCTAAGAGCGGGCAGTCAAAgttcgtactcgttctcgtcctaaaATGTAAAGGTCcttattttttccccggcgacCGGCTCTTAATGAGAACCCATCAATGGTTTTGTTCCCACCATCAAACGATTGTGAAGCTGACAATTTGAGTGTTGATGCTTCCTCAGAGCCTTGACAAAAGGCTTCTCTGTgagctctgacaaagggctaacacttgaaatgtcagttttGTGTTCATTTTACGGTTGTAATTTGACACTTAACAACTTCTtggataccaaatttttgtgcttTACTTCCACTCTGTCTCGGAaccgcagtttctttagaaagtaaaCCTTTGAAAGTATGCACGACAATTACAGTAATTTCTTATTACCTGATACTTGTCTGCCTTCCACCAGAAGACTCTCTTTCTACCCTTGATCTCATGTCACGCGTTTCAGTCTCGCCATCTAATAGAGGAAAGTCTTTTAACAGATCTATGAGTTCGGGGTTTCTGTTTAACCCTTGATCAATCCATTCACGTGCTTTCATAGAAGGAACATTTGATGGTGTTAGAGGGTACAGATCACGCTGTATTACACCTGATTGCTACAACAAGAAAAGACAGTTTGCTTGTCACGCACTTCCTCGCAATTTGACTGGAGATTATTTACGTGTTTTTAGCCTTCGTGGCAATACAAGTAGCATGCTCTTACCAGAGAAAGCACATTCCAACAATTTCTTATTGTCTTGTTGCTACAAAGAACTACAGTATTTATGCTCAATCTGTCCTTCATTTCGTGGCTCATACAATACTTTCCATGAAAAGTACCATGGATAAGACAGTGGATTACCTATCTTAGCCCTTACCAGCTCAGACTAAACTTtgtataaaaaattaatatttttgacACCATGCGCTagaaataaaatgatatttaaatgtcaagaaatattattatttaacccTGCACTTACTCTTCTAGGAACTGTCATGGCAATAGGCTCCACAAAGTTGTTGTTATGCAGCTTATAAAATCTATAGATTTCGCAGCTGGTAACATCAAGGCCTCTCTTTGGCATCACTCCAAGTCCACGCTGAGGCGTTGAACTGCGATACTCATTGAGAAATGTGAAGTATGGCTCAGAATCTGACACTTCATAATAACGAATATTTCCATCACCctgtgaaaattcaaaattactGATATTTCACTCaatgaaatgatatcatatcacttcacggggatcatttttattcacggctttattacactgatatccacacataatacgTAATAAAAGAGTTTTCCCAACTGATAGAGCAGTTGCAGGCATCATTGCTCATTCCGTCTGTCCAGTGCATCATATGGAATAGACATTTCCTTCATTTTAGCCCACCCCATCAGTGTTTCAGATAAGACACGGAGCTCGGGTCAAAAACCAGACAGCAACCGCTACCTGACCCGACACGGACAAAAACGACAATGAGCTAAAGTACTCTTGTAAATTAAAGTACTATACTTTGTGCGACACCCCCCACCCCTGAAAAATTGCACGACCCcatgccaaaaaaatttaactggaACACTGCCCCATGTTGTCAGATAGCCTTGCCCTTAAACCTTCATGATCAGCGTTTCAGAAAAATGCATGCACCTATACATGTTCTTTAACCAGTTGAATTTTCCACAATTCCAGACCATTTTAGGCAGTAACAAGTGATGCCAGAGAC contains:
- the LOC141875021 gene encoding coronin-2B-like isoform X2, translating into MTTSHLCPYLFGRVPIDAPKVTGHGRPVLDIEWNPFNDQEIASSSEDGSIKVWHVPEDGLSMDLDEYLVDLRGHTRKVNIIRWHPCAEGVIASAAYDSEVRIWDIVDDREAATILKGHPDIIFSLSFNYNGSLLASTCKDKKIRVIDPRAGKLVAHGVGHPGNKGSHVAFLGDMNMLFSSGFSRMNERQIALWDIRNLKKALKMDGVDTSSGILLPFYDHDTKIVFLAGKGDGNIRYYEVSDSEPYFTFLNEYRSSTPQRGLGVMPKRGLDVTSCEIYRFYKLHNNNFVEPIAMTVPRRQSGVIQRDLYPLTPSNVPSMKAREWIDQGLNRNPELIDLLKDFPLLDGETETRDMRSRVERESSGGRQTSISRQNSEATPKSPERASSRNEELRHLPSPESNHVNSRGQNGETGIHYVQATEVRSFPENKHRDPIQVTAKAVPSNRSTTGSEKRRSQGDRRSGDFSNWDIETLRLAYSDQRDEIYFLQTQIKAKDAKILQLEKENQFLREKTQRR